In Armatimonadota bacterium, the genomic stretch AACTTCATTCGATTGAGCAACAACGCAACGGCTGGTGGCGCAGCCCAATCTCTAACATTGACATTCCCATCTCTGATGCCAAGGACCCTCACACTAACCGGTTCAAACACCGATCTGAACACGCTGAATCTGAGCCTTGGTAATCAGGGAACGAGCCTTACATCCGCCCTGGTTAAAAACGGAACTGGTACATGGAATCTCACTGGAGCGAGCACCTACACAGGTGGAACCACCATCAACGCTGGCAAGCTCTTCGTCAACGACACCATCAGCGGCACGACTTCCGGTCTCGGAGTTGGCGCGGTGACGATGAACGGTGGAACACTCGGCGGAAACGGTTCCGTTCGCGGAAACCTTACAGTCAACAGCGGTGCCGCAGTTGCTCCTGGCAATAGCCCTGGAATCTTGAGCGTGTTCGGGAACGTCACGATGAATTCCGGCTCGGCGTTTAACGTTGAGCTGAACGGAACCACGCCAGGAACCGGCTACGATCAGTTGGTCGTTTCAGGAACAACGACCCTAAACAACGCTACGCTTAACTTGTCGGGAATTGCGCCAAACACGGCACTCTCAGACTTGTTCTTCATCGTAAGCAACACGGGAGCGGGCGCAGTCAGCGGGACATTCAATGGACTTGCTGAAGGAGCTACCGTCAGCTGGTTGGTCGGTGCAGATACGTTCACCGGAAAGATCACCTATCTTGGTGACTTCGGAACAAATTCGATCACCGGAGGAAACGATATCCTGATCACTAACGTCGTTCCTGAGCCTGGCACCTTCGCCGCAATCGGTCTAGGTCTTGCTGCTCTGGCTCGCCGACGACGAAAGAACGCCTAACACGCGTCTCACAGAGCCAGTGCCCTCGATCCATAGATCGAGGGCACTTTTGTTTTCTTGATTCAGGTCAGCAAGGTGCCCACAATTTCACACGAGAACTTTTCTGGAACCGACCTATCCCGGAAGGCGTTAGAAACATCATAGGGCTCCAAACAAGAGAGTCCGACATAGCAAGAACCTCCCAATCCCTCGGCGGCCGCGAACAAGCCAAAACGCGGTCGTCTTTTTTCTGTCCAAGATTCCGTATAAAATAGCCAGATGAACCGAGTATTGATCGCCTTGTTAGCGGTGACCCTGACCGCTTGCGCTCCTGCCAAGCCCGAGCCTCGGGCCGCCGGGCGATACATTGACAAAATCACGGTTGCCGAAAAGCCACGCGACTACATCCTCCAGGTTCCGAAGGGATACGACCACACCAAACCAACCCCGGTCGTCATCGCACTTCATGGTCTCACGAGCAACAAATTCGATTTCGAGAGAATCCTTCATCTCAAAGACGAATGCGATAAAGCCGGCTTTATTCTTGCGGTCCCGGACGGTCTGCCCGACAACTTTCGAGGCTGGAACGCCGGATTCTTCAAGATGGCAGGCGACAAAGCCGACGTCGAATTTATCAAGACAATCCTGGATCGAATAGAGGGTGAGTTCAACATCGACAAGAAACGCGAGTACGTCTTCGGTCACTCTAACGGCGCAATGATGAGCTACTACCTCGGCTCGGTAATGGGCGACCGCTTAGCCGCGGTTGCGGGTATCTCTGGCACAGTCGGTCTTCCAGCAAATGGTGGACTAGATACAATTCCGGCTCCCAAATCCCAAGTCTCAGTCCTGTTGATCCACGGAAAACAAGACAACGTCGTCGTCTACAAGCGAGGGATGAAAGCCATGCTGCAGAGCATGGGAGCCGATGAAAGCGCGGAATGGTGGGCCAACAAGTTTGGCCTTCCTGTAAAAGCCGAGACGGTCGAGTACAAGAAGGACCAGGCCACCATGCGTCAGTTTGGAAAAACCGACAAGGGAGCCGAAGTCACCCTCATCTCCTCGGAGAACGGAACTCACGAGATTTTCGGCGGCTGGTACGCCGCGGGCCGTGAATCCAAGAGTGGAATCCTCGCCTGGGACGAGATCTGGAAGTTCTTCCAAGACCACCCTAAGCAGTGATCAAATTCCAAGCTGAGCTCTGGATATGGCGCGCAGAGAACGGCGTTGGGTGGCACTTCCTGACTCTGCCCGAAGCTGCGCGAGATGCGCTGAAAGCCAGCATCAAAGGAACTCCGAAGAAGGGCTTTGGCTCGGTGAAAGTCAATGTCACGATAGGGAAGACAGACTTTCAAACCTCTCTGTTTCCCGCAAAGGAATATGGAAGTTATCTGCTGCCGGTTAAGGCTACGGTGAGAAAGGCGGGAAAGTTGGTCGCAGGTGACTTGGTTGCGGTAACCCTAGAAGTCGTTTAGATCGCCTCGGATGACAAGGAAACCCTTCACGACGTCCACAGGCCCTCCGCTCGCCTTCCACTTGGCAAGCGTTGCGCTCACCGCTTCGCGGTTTGAGCCGATTAGGTCGGCAAGCTCTGCATGGGTGAGTTTGATGTTAACAAACTCCCGCCCCGACTTGGTCTGGCCGGGAAACTGCTTGGCGAGACGCTGAACGAGTTTCGCAAGGCGTTGCGCAACTGTGAGGAACAGCACGTCCTGCATCTGATTGATGATTTGAGAACGTCGTTCACGGACAAGCTTGGAGACGGCAAAAACCATTTCCGGCTTGGAGAGAATTAGCTGTTTCAGTGTTTCCAAAGGAACAGCGTAGAGCACGCAGAAGCCAATCGCTTCGGCGCTCTCGCCAAAAGCAAGCTCGTTCTCGAACAAGTCGATGTCGCCGATCAGCTCGCCGGGCTTGAGGATTCCGACCGTTAGTCGCTTCCCCTGCGAGTTAGTCGACACAATGCGGACATTGCCTTCTTTGATCAGATAAGCGTGAGTGTGTTTCACCCCGCTCATGCAGATGTGATTGTTCCGCCCGAATTCCACCAAGCGGCTCTCGTGTACGAGTAAAGTCAGATCTTCCGCGCCCAGTGACTTGAACAGATCGAAGTTCCGAAGAACCCACAATCTTCGATCGGGAGCCAGAACTTGCGAAGCACTCATTGCTATCAATTTACGCCATCGATTGACTACCTGTCCCAGTAGCGCGCGCAAAAGTCGAAGAAGATGGGGAAGTTTGGAACGTTTGTGTGTCCGCCAGTGTGTCCGCTAAAAGCGAGTTCGCCGCCGACCGCTGGCACCCCTTCTCGGGGCAACTCCGACACAGAAAGTCCCTTCTTACCTAGCTGTTCCCAAGCAGGAGAGGCCAGTTTGGTCGCCATAAAAGTTCCCATCAGATCGATCCAAATCCCTTCCACCTGCGGTGATCCGATTCCGACAAACGTTGGACGAGGGGCACATAGAGCCAAGAGCTGGTGGGCGTCGACTGGCATATCGCCGGGAGTCAGCGGCCCTGCATATTTGACATAGTTACCCGCCATCCAGTGGTACTCGCCGCTGCTTGCGACATTCTCGACGGTCTCGCCATTATCGCGTCGCCAGATCTTGATGCCGCCTTGCCCGGATGAACCGATGAGGGCCGTCCCAAATCGCTGGTCATAGGCCATGGTCACCGCCACCGCTTTGCCGTAGCGCGAGATGCCTTCTATCGCAACCTTCTTGGCGTCAATCTTTGGGTTCTTTGTGAAGAGGTCAAGGCATCGTCTGGCTCCCCAGGCCCAGGCTTTCAGTGCTCCCCAGTCGTCTGGCTTCCGAGCTTGGCCCTTGTTAACCAATCCAATGATGCCTCGGTTGAGTCCACCTCCGTTATCTGCTTGGACCGAGTTTGGATCAAGGATTGCAAATCCCCACCCCCGCTTGATCGCGTCAACTTGCCAAGCCGGTGGAGGTGGCGGCGCAACCGGAGCCGAGCCAGGGCGCCGGGGAAAGATGAAGCCGAACTCGAGGATCACCGGAGACTTCCGCTTGGTCTCGACTGGCAAGGTCAGAGTGAGTTGAATGTCAACTTTGATCTCAGGACAGGATCTGTTATCGACATGCCCAACAAGCTTTTGCGAGGTCGCCTTGGCTCCGGAAAAGTCTTTCTCCTCGCTAGAGATGACCTCCCAGGTGACTCCCGGGGTCTTCTTGGGGGTGCGGCCGTAAATCTCGCGGTCGAGCAACTCGGTGATTTCGGCCCTTCGCCGAATCCAATCGGCTCTCGTTTTTACAGTGCGACCGTTGTTAAAGGTGAGCAACGCCGGGATGTTGGGATTAGGGTTGGACTTCGCTTCGTCCGTATTCGCAAAGTTTGGGTTCTTAGGATTCATCCCGTCTTTACCGGGTCTCAATCGTTCGATTCCAAGCTCTTTCAGAAGCCTTGCGTGGTCTTCTTGGGCGGAAATTGGGGGCGGAATCTGACCGAGCATAACGGCGAGGAACGACATGAAATCAGCTTAGCCGATAGCCGCAGGTTACTCGGCGTTCGGGTGGTCCATCTTCTCGATGCGGACTTTTATGATTCGCTTCCCGTCGGTTTCGGTGACGGTGAACTGATAAGTCCCATCATCAATCCATTCACCTTGCTTGGGTTGTCGTCCAAACAAGCCGAAAATGTAGCCTCCGATTGTGTCGAAGTCCTCGCTCTCAAAGTTTGATCCGATCTCTTCGTTCACGTCGTCGACGTGCGTCTTGCCTTCCACAATGAAGCCGTTTAGAGTTTCGGACACGGTCGGGTCTTCGTTGTCGTACTCGTCTTGAATTTCACCGACGAGCTCTTCGATGATGTCCTCAATCGTGACAATTCCTGAGGTTCCACCGTACTCGTCTTTCACAACGGCAAGCTGAGTTCGGAAGTGCCGCATATCCGCAAGGAGGTCGTGAATCGACTTGTTCTCAGTGACGTAAAGCGCAGGGCGCATGAGTGAACGGAGGTTCACTGGCTTCCCGCGCAGCATCGTCACTAGCAAATCCTTGGCGTGGATGATCCCGACGATTTCGTCGTCGGTTCCTTCAAACATCGGGATTCGCGAGTGGCCCGAGGTCTGGATCAGCTCGACCAAGTCGTACGGGTTGATGTCAATACTTGCGGAATCAACATCAATCCTCGGAGTCATTACCTCCCGAGCGATCGTCTCTTTGAACTCAAAGACCGAGTGAATCAACTCTGTCTCTTCTTCCTCAAACTCGCCGGATTCTCCGCCCGATTCTACTAGAGACCGAATCTCTGTCTCCATCGTATTGGATCGCCGAAGAGAAACTCCGCCGCCCGCCGCACGAGCGAATACCTGGGCGATTGTGACAAAAATTCCGGCAATCGTGAACAGGAAGGGACGGAGAATGCGGCGCAAACCGCTCTCAGGAGCTTTGTCGCCGTTTGATGATTGATCGATCATGGATGTCGTTTACTACTTAACTGTATCACGTTGACTCACTTATTTGGGGAGCGTTGCGTAAAGGAGGAGGCCAACTCCGGTGCCAACGGCGGCTCCCAAAACAAGCTCGCTGATGGTGTGAAATTTTGCTTCGTACCGACTCTGCGCGATCACTGCGGCGAGAGTGAGTGCAATTGCGGCAACAACCGCATTGGTTGTGAGCAGTACGGCCCAGGTGGCAAAGAAGAAGCCCAGTGCAGCATGCCCTGAGACGAGTCCACCCTGAAGAACTTGCCCTCGCTTTCCGAGACCCTTACCGATGACGACTGCGATGATACAGAGGAATACCCCGATGATGATTCGGGGGATAACTCCGATCTCTGGAGCCTCTGCACCAAGAGAGACTTTGAGGGTTTCCCAGCGATTCTCACCCAAAACGAGTAAAGATCCGACAACAATCGCGATGATCGTGGTGATCAATACCGCACCCGCGGCGATGTCCTTTGCGAACTTCGCCATAGGGTTATAGTTAGGACTGACGAGATCGACAACGGCCTCGATGGCAGAGTTGAACATCTCGGCGACGACGACCAGCGAGATCGTAAACAGCAAGACAAGCATCTCGCGAAGCGGAAGGTTCACGAAGATACCGAGGAGGATAACGATAAACACGACGTAGAGGTGAAACCTCATGTGCCGCTGAGTTTTGAAGGTGAAAACGATCCCGCGAATCGCCACGCGGAACGGCTCAAAAACGTTTCTTCGTTCGCTCATTCCTCTTCCTGATGGAGTACAGACGTCCAAAAGGCGTCAATCGGCGTCCCGATCATCTCGCCAATCTCGTTCATTCGAGTTTGCATTCTCAGTTTGTCTTCGTCTTGTACGTCATCATAGCCCTTAAGGTGAAGCACTCCATGGACGATCAATGCGATGAGTTCTTGTTCAAGTCCGACTCCCCTTGCAGAGGCCTGTCGCTGTGCGTAGGGCAATGAAATTGCAATGTCGCCGAGTGGGAACGGATGGTTTTGTCCGGAGGGAAAGGTGAGAACGTCGGTCGTGGCGTCAATGCCTCGAAACCTTTGATTTAGTTCTTGCACTTGCTGATCTGTAGTCACTAGGACGTGTACTGATTGGGAAATCTCTTCGATGCCACATACCTTCTCCAGAGCGAGCTGAAGCTTTGAAAGCTCCAGTTCTGACTCGGTTGCATTCTCAACTGAAAAGGGGAATCCCATACATGCAAATGGGGAGTTCCATAACAGAACTCCCCAAAAACTTCATTGACCGATTATCGCTGTGAAACGCGTCGACGAGCTTGTCGTCGTCGCTTCTCGCTTGGCTTTTCGTATGCGCTGTGCTCCTTCAGTTCTCGCAGAACTCCGGCTTGCTGGAGCTTCATGTTGAACTTCTTGAGTGCGCTGTCGATGGATTCGTTGGGTTGAACTGTAATGTAAACCATAGGTTATAGGGAAAGGATACCGCAAAACGAAACGACCGAGTCGGTACCGACTCGGTCGTAACTTCGCTCAAAGAATGATTTGGATTACCAAGTTGTGTAGCCTGTGATGCCCGACCTTACGTTTCCGAGTCCAGACAGGGTTGTGGTGTAGGTGAAATCGCTGGTGCCATCAAAATCCTTTGGGACCGCTTGAAGGTATGGACCTCTCCAGTCGGCTGCCGTCAAAGCGACCAACGTTGCTGTCGAATCGTAGCCCTGCGTTGGTGCGGTTGTAACTGCCAAAGAAGCGAGATCCTTAGGGAATAGTCCTGTATCCGCTCTGAAAAGCTCAACTGCATTACGGGCTAGCTTTAGGTTACTTCGGAGCGCCGACTCCTTGCTTCGGGTCGTCGAGTTCGAGAACTTCGGAATCGCGATTGCAGCAAGCACGGCGATGATGATGATGACGATGAGCAGTTCCACAAGTGTGAAAGCGTTTCGGCGATTTCGGAGCGAAGGTTGTCGCATATTTCCTCTCTTCAATGTTTATTGGTTTACTAGGGTCAATTCTTTAGAACTTTGAGTGAATTATCGAATGTTTTCGACCGCACTGTAGATCGGACCGATGATCGACATCGTGATCGAGCCAACGATGAGTCCCATCCCGACGATCATCAGCGGCTCAATGATGCTAACAAGTGCCTTTAGACGGCCGTCTACCTCAGTCTCCATGGATTTGCAGACGGTGGAGAGTAGTTGCGGCAAGCGCCCCGTTCGTTCCCCCACCGAGATCAGTTGGATGACTTGCTTCGGAAAAATACTGTGTTTGCCAAGTGCCTCCGACATTGAGCTCCCGCGCTCGATGTCGTCCTTTGCTGTGAACAGAGCTTTTTCGAGTTGTGTGTGACCCGCAACTCGAGCTCCCGCTTCAATCGCTGCGAGCAGGGGAACGTTTGAAGCCACAAGCGTGGAGATGGATTGTAACGAGCGAGCAAGCGCGAGCCGTTTCATAAGATCGCCCAAGAGTGGCAAACGTGCGGCCACTCCTGAGAGCACCTTTTGAGAGATTGGGTTTCTCAGGGCAATCGTCAGACCGACGATGAACGCGACTAGCCCTACCGCTGATACGATCGGCTGACTTCGGATAAAATCGCCCGACTTGAGCATCACTTGGGTAGTCAGCGGAAGCTCTGCTTTCATTTGTTTGAACACCACCGCAAACCGAGGCATAACGAATATGATCAGAACTAGAATCGTGCAGCTCGAAACTCCCAGCATGACGCTTGGATAGAGCATCGCGTTCATGATCTTTCGTTTGAGATCCGCGGCGCGTTCCATGTAGGCCGCACCGTTATCAAGGGCTTGATCTAGTCGCCCGCCCGCCTCAGCAACTCGAATCATGTCGACGATGATCGCGGGAAACATGTTGGGAGCGAGCCTCAAAGCTCCCGAAATCCCTTGCCCACTAACAACACCGTCTTTGACCAGACGCATCGTTGCTTCAATTTTTGGAGTGCGAGCACTGCTGATCACGGCATCAATCGCCTCGATGAAAGGAACCCCCGTTTCTGCCATAACGGCAAGGTTGCGAAGAATTCCGGCGGCGTCTTGGGGAGAGATCTTTGATCGAGCGGCTTCCGGTAGAGCTGTACTCTGTTCCGTCTTTTGCGCTTTTGCGCCATCGGGGCGCAAAGCGATGACGCTAATGTCTTGTTTAGAAAGACGATTTTCCGCATCCTCCATCGAGGATGCAGAGATGGCACCTTCGACACGAGTGCCTTTGCCGTCGATCCCCTTGTAGGCGTAGGAGACCATTAGCCTTGCTCCGCAGTGACACGCACGACTTCCTCAATTGTTGTTCGGCCTTCCAATACTTTGTCAGAAGCGTCTTGCCGAAGCGTCAGCATTCCGTTATTGATCGCAGTCTGCTGAATTTCGCTGGCATTCTTGCCAGCCAAGATCATTCGTCGAAGTTCCGAAGTCATTTCAAGAACTTCATAGACTCCCATTCGACCTCGATAACCAGTCTTCGAGCAGTGCTCACAGCCCTTTCCTCTTACAAATGTAGAAGCTGGATCGAGTCCGAGCCGACGGATGTTCTCCGGATCTGGTTTGTACTCTTCGAGGCACTTTGGACAGTTAACGCGAACCAGACGTTGGGCGACCGAGCATGAAACTGAGCCCCCAAGCAGGAAGGGTTCGATACCCATATCAACGAGTCGAGTGATCGCGGAAGACGCGTCGTTGGCGTGGAGCGAGCTCAACACAAGGTGCCCAGTCAAAGCCGCCTCGGTTGCGATCGAGGCCGTTTCTTGGTCTCGAATTTCACCAACCAGAATGACGTCAGGGTCTTGGCGCAGCATCGAACGAAGGCCCGTCGCAAAGGTGATTCCAGCTCTTGGATTAACGTTGGCCTGAGTGATTCCGTCAAGCTGGTACTCAACTGGGTCCTCAATCGTGATGATGTTTCGATAGATCGCATTCAGGTAGTGCAGGCCCGCGTAAAGCGTGGTGGTTTTTCCGGACCCGGTAGGGCCGGTGACCAGAATCATGCCCTGAGGCTCTTGAAGCCTGGATGTCAGTGTCTTGAATCCAGATGCGTGCATGCCAAGCTTCTGAATGTCGATCATGGCCGCGTTTTTATCGAGAATTCGGATAACGATCGTCTCTCCGAAGACGCTTGGATAGGTCGACACGCGGAAGTCAAACTCACCTTGTGGGGCGACAAGAGTACAACGACCATCCTGTGGAGCGCGTCGCTCAGCAATGTCGAGTCCCGCCATCAGCTTGATGCGCGAAGTAAGAGGCATCTGAAGGTCTTTTGGAACCACCATGACTTCTTGAAGGAGACCATCGATACGAACGCGGACGCGCACCCGCCGTTGGTGAGGCTCAATGTGAATGTCCGAAGATCGCATCGCGATAGCACGGATCAGGACGGCGTTCACCAACTTGACGACGGGAGCACCTTCGCCAACTTCGCGAAGCTCGACGACATTGGTTGTGCTCTGGTCGTCATCTTCTTGCGACTGAAGAGTGAGCGAGTCGGTATCAACGCCTCGCACTGCTTCGCCAACAATCTCACCCAGATCGTCGTACGCACCGAATGTTCGGAAGATCGCGTCGCGGACGTCCGTCTCGGTCGCCAACAGTGGGTCGATGTCACGCCCGGTTAGGTTCGAAAGCTCATCAAGGGCAGTGAGATCCAGCGGATCAACCATCGCCATCGTCGCCGAAATGTCAGTGACCTCTATAGGCACGGCCAACAGCCGAACCGCTACGGAGTGGGGAATGATCTTGGCCTGATCAAAATCGAGGTCGGTCTTTGCTAAGTCAACAAACGGCACGCCCATCTGGAGGCCAACTGCCGCCAGATTCTGCTTTTCAGAGATCCTCTTGAGTCGAACAAGAAGATCACCAACCGACTCACGAGTATCCTCGCGTTTAGCGAGGATCTCCATGAGTTCCGCGCGAGAAATCAGTCCTTCTTCGACAAAAATCTCGCTTAGTGGGCGATCAATGTTCATTGTTTGATGATGTTGGGCGTGATGCTGATGATGAGCTGAGACTTTCTCTTCTCAATCCGACGACTTTTGAACAGCTCGCCAAAGAACGGAATGTTGCTCAAAACGGGCAACCGCTGGTAGTTCTTGATGTCTTCCTCTTTCACGAGTCCGCCGATGACCATCGTGTCACCGTCTCGCATGGTGAGTCGGTTCTCACTGCTTCGTGTCGCGAGCTGCGGGTAAGTACCGCCGTTCACATTGAGAAACTCTATGATCGAAGAGACTTCCGGCCGGACGGCCAGGGTGATGCTGCCGTCAGCGGCGATCTGTGCGCTCACATCAAGTTGAATTCCAATCTTGAGCTCCTGCACCGAAAATACAGGTTGGCCATTTGCGTTAAAGCTCGCAACGATCGGGAACTGCCGTTTCTCTCCGATCAGGATCGAAGACGACTCACCATCCATAACATTGATATTTGGACTTGAAAGCAGACGAGCCTTGTCCTTTTGCTCAAGTGCCTTCAGTGTGGCCGCAAAAGAGACTCCGGTTCGCTGGAACGTCCCGAAGTTTGGCGAGGAGTTCGTCACCTCAGAAACGTTGAACTGACCAGGAACCCATTGGATGCCTTGTTCGTTCAAAACGGAATCGGAAACGTCATGGATCGTGACCGTAATCTGAACTTGTCGTCTTGCGATATCAGTTGCGCTAATAATGGCTTCCAACTGGGCAACTGCTTTAGCCGGGCCGCTGATAAGAATGGTTCTAGAGTTATCTGCAGCTTGATCGACAGGAGCAACTGGGGCCCCGCCCCCAGCAGCCGCCACAACGTTGAGTCGAGGGACTAGCGAATTCGGCATTGCAACAAGAGAAACACCGAGCTTTGATACTGCATCTTTCAGTGCGTTGACCAGCGTTGTGGCCCCAAGGTATTTCAACGCCACGACCTTGAAAACGTCGTCAGCTTTAGGCGTCGGTTCGGGATTCGTAGTCGTTGTATTCCCCGGAGCCGTCGGTGTCGCTGTCTTTGTTGGCGTCTCTGACGCATACTCCTCGGGGTACGCCGCTCGAAGAACTGCATCCTCTGCCATCACAAGCGTGTTTCGAACCTTTAGAGTTCGAACGCCTGCCAACGCTGAAATGTGCTTCATTGCTTCGCTCAGTGGCATATCTTTGATGTTCAAAGTCACCTTCTGGTCGGCCTTTGAGATCAGCACGATATTGATGCCGGTCTGTTTGCTGAGCAGTCCAACGACAGTTTCCAACGGGGTAGCCGATAGCGCAACCGAGACTCGCTTCTCCATCGGAGCCGCTGGCTGAGGCTCAAAAAACTTGTTTGCTGCGCCGGCGGGCTGACTAGGATTCTGAACGTGAGGCACTTTTGGCGCCACGGCGTTAGTGAGATCAAGACGCACCTCTGATACTTGGCTTCCGATTGAGATGAGTTGTTCGGGTCCTTGGTCGCCTGGACGCAGCCCTCCCTGAGAAGTGGTTCCTGGCAGCGCTGGCGGTTGGCTCGTGGCGTTGATCGGGGCGGAGACTGGTCGATCCATCGGGCGAACCAGCGTTGCAGAACCGGGATCGCCTAGTTTGATCTTTACTTTGCCCTGAGCGAGCAGGGCTCGCGAGAGGGGTGTTCGCAGGCTCATTTGAATAGGACTGCTGAGCACTGACCCTCCAAACCCTTGCCTCAACAACATTTCGGAGATGCTAACGTTCAGTCGTTTGGGTCCAACACCACGGAAAGCTACTGTCGGAGCCGAAACAAGCTTGGTTGGGGCAACGTACAGCTTGCAGACTAATCCTGAGTTTGAGGTCAAAACAACGGCGAGTGCGAGGGTATCAATCATAGTTGGACCTCCCTTCCAATCCAGACCGACTTGCGTCGACCACGGATAGAGAGAGTGAGTTTTTCAGAGGTCATCGCGATCACGCGAATCCCGTACGGCAATCCTTCGCCTTGGTCTGCGGTGTATTGGCTCTCGCCAATTCGGATGATTGCCACTGGATTTCCAGCGTCAACG encodes the following:
- a CDS encoding alpha/beta hydrolase-fold protein, yielding MNRVLIALLAVTLTACAPAKPEPRAAGRYIDKITVAEKPRDYILQVPKGYDHTKPTPVVIALHGLTSNKFDFERILHLKDECDKAGFILAVPDGLPDNFRGWNAGFFKMAGDKADVEFIKTILDRIEGEFNIDKKREYVFGHSNGAMMSYYLGSVMGDRLAAVAGISGTVGLPANGGLDTIPAPKSQVSVLLIHGKQDNVVVYKRGMKAMLQSMGADESAEWWANKFGLPVKAETVEYKKDQATMRQFGKTDKGAEVTLISSENGTHEIFGGWYAAGRESKSGILAWDEIWKFFQDHPKQ
- a CDS encoding DUF1905 domain-containing protein; translation: MIKFQAELWIWRAENGVGWHFLTLPEAARDALKASIKGTPKKGFGSVKVNVTIGKTDFQTSLFPAKEYGSYLLPVKATVRKAGKLVAGDLVAVTLEVV
- a CDS encoding Crp/Fnr family transcriptional regulator — protein: MSASQVLAPDRRLWVLRNFDLFKSLGAEDLTLLVHESRLVEFGRNNHICMSGVKHTHAYLIKEGNVRIVSTNSQGKRLTVGILKPGELIGDIDLFENELAFGESAEAIGFCVLYAVPLETLKQLILSKPEMVFAVSKLVRERRSQIINQMQDVLFLTVAQRLAKLVQRLAKQFPGQTKSGREFVNIKLTHAELADLIGSNREAVSATLAKWKASGGPVDVVKGFLVIRGDLNDF
- a CDS encoding acetylxylan esterase, producing MSFLAVMLGQIPPPISAQEDHARLLKELGIERLRPGKDGMNPKNPNFANTDEAKSNPNPNIPALLTFNNGRTVKTRADWIRRRAEITELLDREIYGRTPKKTPGVTWEVISSEEKDFSGAKATSQKLVGHVDNRSCPEIKVDIQLTLTLPVETKRKSPVILEFGFIFPRRPGSAPVAPPPPPAWQVDAIKRGWGFAILDPNSVQADNGGGLNRGIIGLVNKGQARKPDDWGALKAWAWGARRCLDLFTKNPKIDAKKVAIEGISRYGKAVAVTMAYDQRFGTALIGSSGQGGIKIWRRDNGETVENVASSGEYHWMAGNYVKYAGPLTPGDMPVDAHQLLALCAPRPTFVGIGSPQVEGIWIDLMGTFMATKLASPAWEQLGKKGLSVSELPREGVPAVGGELAFSGHTGGHTNVPNFPIFFDFCARYWDR
- a CDS encoding hemolysin family protein, which codes for MIDQSSNGDKAPESGLRRILRPFLFTIAGIFVTIAQVFARAAGGGVSLRRSNTMETEIRSLVESGGESGEFEEEETELIHSVFEFKETIAREVMTPRIDVDSASIDINPYDLVELIQTSGHSRIPMFEGTDDEIVGIIHAKDLLVTMLRGKPVNLRSLMRPALYVTENKSIHDLLADMRHFRTQLAVVKDEYGGTSGIVTIEDIIEELVGEIQDEYDNEDPTVSETLNGFIVEGKTHVDDVNEEIGSNFESEDFDTIGGYIFGLFGRQPKQGEWIDDGTYQFTVTETDGKRIIKVRIEKMDHPNAE
- a CDS encoding diacylglycerol kinase; the encoded protein is MSERRNVFEPFRVAIRGIVFTFKTQRHMRFHLYVVFIVILLGIFVNLPLREMLVLLFTISLVVVAEMFNSAIEAVVDLVSPNYNPMAKFAKDIAAGAVLITTIIAIVVGSLLVLGENRWETLKVSLGAEAPEIGVIPRIIIGVFLCIIAVVIGKGLGKRGQVLQGGLVSGHAALGFFFATWAVLLTTNAVVAAIALTLAAVIAQSRYEAKFHTISELVLGAAVGTGVGLLLYATLPK
- the ybeY gene encoding rRNA maturation RNase YbeY, which gives rise to MGFPFSVENATESELELSKLQLALEKVCGIEEISQSVHVLVTTDQQVQELNQRFRGIDATTDVLTFPSGQNHPFPLGDIAISLPYAQRQASARGVGLEQELIALIVHGVLHLKGYDDVQDEDKLRMQTRMNEIGEMIGTPIDAFWTSVLHQEEE
- the rpsU gene encoding 30S ribosomal protein S21 — protein: MVYITVQPNESIDSALKKFNMKLQQAGVLRELKEHSAYEKPSEKRRRQARRRVSQR
- a CDS encoding prepilin-type N-terminal cleavage/methylation domain-containing protein, producing the protein MRQPSLRNRRNAFTLVELLIVIIIIAVLAAIAIPKFSNSTTRSKESALRSNLKLARNAVELFRADTGLFPKDLASLAVTTAPTQGYDSTATLVALTAADWRGPYLQAVPKDFDGTSDFTYTTTLSGLGNVRSGITGYTTW
- a CDS encoding type II secretion system F family protein; translated protein: MVSYAYKGIDGKGTRVEGAISASSMEDAENRLSKQDISVIALRPDGAKAQKTEQSTALPEAARSKISPQDAAGILRNLAVMAETGVPFIEAIDAVISSARTPKIEATMRLVKDGVVSGQGISGALRLAPNMFPAIIVDMIRVAEAGGRLDQALDNGAAYMERAADLKRKIMNAMLYPSVMLGVSSCTILVLIIFVMPRFAVVFKQMKAELPLTTQVMLKSGDFIRSQPIVSAVGLVAFIVGLTIALRNPISQKVLSGVAARLPLLGDLMKRLALARSLQSISTLVASNVPLLAAIEAGARVAGHTQLEKALFTAKDDIERGSSMSEALGKHSIFPKQVIQLISVGERTGRLPQLLSTVCKSMETEVDGRLKALVSIIEPLMIVGMGLIVGSITMSIIGPIYSAVENIR
- a CDS encoding GspE/PulE family protein, with the protein product MNIDRPLSEIFVEEGLISRAELMEILAKREDTRESVGDLLVRLKRISEKQNLAAVGLQMGVPFVDLAKTDLDFDQAKIIPHSVAVRLLAVPIEVTDISATMAMVDPLDLTALDELSNLTGRDIDPLLATETDVRDAIFRTFGAYDDLGEIVGEAVRGVDTDSLTLQSQEDDDQSTTNVVELREVGEGAPVVKLVNAVLIRAIAMRSSDIHIEPHQRRVRVRVRIDGLLQEVMVVPKDLQMPLTSRIKLMAGLDIAERRAPQDGRCTLVAPQGEFDFRVSTYPSVFGETIVIRILDKNAAMIDIQKLGMHASGFKTLTSRLQEPQGMILVTGPTGSGKTTTLYAGLHYLNAIYRNIITIEDPVEYQLDGITQANVNPRAGITFATGLRSMLRQDPDVILVGEIRDQETASIATEAALTGHLVLSSLHANDASSAITRLVDMGIEPFLLGGSVSCSVAQRLVRVNCPKCLEEYKPDPENIRRLGLDPASTFVRGKGCEHCSKTGYRGRMGVYEVLEMTSELRRMILAGKNASEIQQTAINNGMLTLRQDASDKVLEGRTTIEEVVRVTAEQG